The Pseudarthrobacter sp. NS4 genome includes a window with the following:
- a CDS encoding NUDIX domain-containing protein, producing MPVRSAGILLYRLGTGSTSATVSRQHAGNVSAEPDGLEVWIAHMGGPFWARKDAHAWSIPKGEYREDEDPLAAALREFSEEMGTPAPAADYLHLGEFRQPSRKIITVYAAEQDFLPEWIVSNTFPLEWPKGSGKIQHYPEIDDARWFSEREARLKLVKGQLPVLDALARHVRGVS from the coding sequence ATGCCGGTTCGAAGTGCAGGAATCCTTCTGTACAGGCTGGGAACCGGCAGTACGTCAGCGACTGTCAGCAGGCAGCACGCGGGAAACGTGTCCGCTGAACCGGACGGGCTGGAGGTGTGGATTGCGCACATGGGCGGGCCGTTCTGGGCCCGCAAGGATGCCCACGCCTGGTCCATTCCGAAAGGCGAGTACAGGGAGGACGAAGATCCGCTGGCGGCCGCACTCCGCGAATTCTCCGAGGAGATGGGGACTCCCGCACCGGCCGCCGACTACCTTCACCTCGGCGAATTCCGCCAACCGTCCCGAAAGATCATCACTGTCTACGCGGCGGAGCAGGACTTCCTGCCCGAATGGATCGTCAGCAATACCTTCCCGCTCGAGTGGCCCAAGGGGTCCGGCAAAATCCAGCACTACCCCGAAATTGACGACGCGCGCTGGTTTTCTGAACGGGAGGCAAGGCTCAAGCTGGTGAAAGGCCAGCTGCCGGTCCTTGATGCCCTGGCCCGGCATGTCCGCGGGGTTTCATGA
- the radA gene encoding DNA repair protein RadA has product MATKTSRTSKAPAYKCAECGWTTVKWVGRCGECQAWGTVEETGTAVARTTAATTVVEPARRIAEVDATTAAFLPTGVDELDRVLGGGLIPGAVILLAGEPGVGKSTLLLDVAAKFARTAQDVLYVTGEESAAQVKLRAERIDAVAESLYLSAETDLGQALGQVEKIEPRLLIVDSVQTLSSADVDGSAGGVSQVREVAASIIAAAKRRNMTTLLVGHVTKDGSIAGPRLLEHLVDVVCQFEGERHSRLRLLRAVKNRYGPTDDVGCFDLNENGIEGLADPSGLFVSRTKDPVSGTCITVTMEGRRPLLAEVQALLAESPNSQPRRATSGLDSSRVSMLLAVLQQRAGTLLHKDDSYVATVGGVKLSEPATDLAVALAVASAKARKPLPIRLIAFGEVGLAGEVRPVPGINQRIQEAHRLGFTHAVVPASHTGPGPVPAGFSVREVEHLTEALSLLIG; this is encoded by the coding sequence ATGGCAACAAAGACATCCCGGACCTCCAAGGCGCCCGCCTACAAGTGCGCTGAGTGCGGCTGGACCACCGTCAAGTGGGTGGGGCGCTGCGGCGAGTGCCAGGCCTGGGGCACCGTTGAGGAAACCGGCACCGCTGTTGCGCGCACGACGGCGGCAACAACAGTTGTGGAGCCGGCCCGCCGGATTGCCGAGGTGGACGCCACCACGGCCGCCTTCCTGCCCACCGGCGTGGACGAACTGGACCGGGTGCTGGGCGGCGGACTGATTCCGGGGGCTGTGATCCTGCTCGCCGGGGAGCCCGGTGTCGGCAAATCCACCCTCCTGCTGGACGTGGCCGCCAAGTTCGCCCGGACAGCCCAGGACGTGCTGTATGTGACCGGTGAGGAATCTGCAGCCCAGGTGAAGCTGCGCGCGGAGCGGATCGACGCCGTCGCGGAGTCCCTGTACCTGTCCGCAGAAACGGACCTGGGCCAGGCGCTGGGGCAGGTGGAAAAGATCGAGCCGCGGCTCCTGATCGTGGACTCGGTCCAGACCCTTAGCAGCGCTGACGTGGACGGAAGTGCAGGAGGCGTTTCCCAGGTCCGCGAAGTGGCGGCATCCATCATCGCCGCAGCCAAGCGCCGGAACATGACCACGCTGCTGGTGGGCCACGTGACCAAGGACGGCTCCATCGCCGGCCCCCGTCTGCTGGAACACCTGGTGGACGTGGTGTGCCAGTTCGAGGGTGAACGGCATTCCCGGCTGCGGCTGCTCCGTGCCGTCAAGAACCGTTACGGCCCCACCGATGATGTGGGTTGCTTCGACCTGAACGAGAACGGCATTGAAGGGCTGGCAGATCCCAGCGGGCTGTTCGTCAGCCGCACCAAGGATCCGGTCTCCGGGACCTGCATCACTGTCACCATGGAAGGCCGGCGGCCGCTGCTTGCGGAAGTGCAGGCGCTGCTCGCCGAGAGCCCCAACTCGCAGCCGCGTCGGGCCACCAGCGGCCTGGACAGTTCCCGGGTCTCCATGCTGCTGGCCGTTTTGCAGCAGCGTGCCGGAACCCTGCTGCACAAGGACGACTCGTACGTGGCCACCGTGGGTGGGGTGAAGCTTAGTGAGCCAGCCACGGACCTTGCAGTTGCCCTGGCCGTCGCGTCAGCCAAGGCGCGCAAACCGCTGCCTATCCGGCTGATTGCCTTCGGTGAGGTGGGGCTGGCGGGCGAGGTCCGGCCGGTGCCCGGCATTAACCAGCGCATCCAGGAAGCCCACCGGCTCGGTTTCACCCACGCCGTGGTCCCGGCCAGCCACACAGGACCGGGGCCCGTGCCCGCCGGTTTTTCGGTCCGGGAAGTGGAGCACCTGACGGAAGCGCTGAGCCTGTTGATTGGCTAG
- a CDS encoding FUSC family protein — MAPAAGLSAGRRFLRGRIRTGLIRSRNSLVPAIQMTVCAVGAYAFAEYVLGHSGPLFAATSSLIALGFSHEPRLRRVVEVGLGCTIGIAVGDLLLHWLGSGIWQAAVVLLFSILLARFLDSGTIFTTQLGLQSLLVVLLPAPAGGPFTRSIDAIIGGLFALLVTILVPKDPRREPRRDVQKLLHELAEVLRECATALTTSDSTQAWHALIRGRNCQPLVDGMRQSLRASGEVATLAPAYRRHRDELDRLKQSLDFIDLALRNSRVFARRLTSAINHAALSDEATGNIAEVLQETAAAIDELSLGLAETHDGVRRAHLRTARRDFSEIALRLHPKLLEVQRLEGETVVMLYRPLMVDLLEATGMDAREARDVLPAL, encoded by the coding sequence ATGGCTCCCGCAGCAGGACTTTCAGCAGGCAGGCGATTCCTGCGCGGCCGTATCCGTACAGGGCTGATCCGCAGCCGGAATTCCCTTGTTCCCGCCATCCAGATGACGGTGTGTGCAGTGGGCGCGTACGCCTTCGCTGAATACGTGCTGGGCCACTCCGGGCCACTGTTCGCGGCCACCTCGTCCCTCATTGCCTTGGGTTTCTCCCATGAACCCCGGCTGCGGCGGGTGGTGGAGGTGGGCCTGGGCTGCACTATCGGCATTGCCGTGGGTGATTTGCTCCTCCACTGGCTGGGCAGCGGGATCTGGCAGGCCGCCGTCGTACTTCTTTTCTCCATCCTGCTGGCCCGCTTCCTGGACAGCGGCACCATCTTCACCACCCAACTGGGGCTGCAGTCGCTGCTGGTGGTCCTGCTCCCGGCGCCGGCCGGCGGTCCGTTCACCCGAAGTATCGATGCCATCATCGGCGGGCTGTTCGCGCTGCTGGTGACCATCCTTGTCCCCAAGGATCCGCGCCGGGAACCGCGCAGGGACGTCCAGAAGCTGCTCCACGAGCTGGCCGAAGTGCTGCGTGAATGCGCAACGGCATTGACCACCAGTGATTCCACCCAGGCCTGGCACGCGCTCATCCGCGGCAGGAACTGCCAGCCCCTGGTGGACGGCATGCGCCAGTCCCTCCGCGCTTCGGGCGAGGTGGCCACCCTGGCCCCCGCCTACCGGCGGCACCGCGACGAACTCGACCGGCTAAAACAATCGCTCGACTTCATTGACCTGGCGCTGAGGAACAGCAGGGTTTTTGCCCGCCGCCTGACCAGCGCCATCAACCATGCCGCGCTCTCGGACGAGGCCACCGGGAACATTGCTGAGGTGCTGCAGGAGACCGCTGCCGCGATTGATGAGCTGTCACTTGGGTTGGCGGAAACGCACGACGGCGTCCGCCGCGCGCACCTGCGCACGGCCCGCCGGGACTTCAGCGAGATCGCGCTCCGGCTGCATCCCAAGCTGCTGGAGGTGCAGCGGCTGGAAGGCGAAACCGTGGTAATGCTGTACCGGCCGCTGATGGTGGACCTGCTGGAAGCCACCGGCATGGATGCCCGCGAAGCGCGGGACGTGCTGCCGGCGCTATAA
- the pstS gene encoding phosphate ABC transporter substrate-binding protein PstS encodes MKALRFGRHAAIAVIAAGALALTSCGSDNATNTAPAGDQTAGGSKVTGTLTGIGSSAQGAAMDAWKTEFAAANQGATVQYSPDGSGAGRKALLDGSAQFAGSDAYLKDEEYATSQEVCGPEGAINIPVYISPIAVAFNLPEVKDLKLDAATVAKIFRGEIANWNDPAIAALNEGVELPDLKVTPVNRSDDSGTTTNFTEYLAAAAPEVWTDKASGVWPASLQGENAKGTSGVVKTVTDTPGAITYADDSAVAGSLGVAQIKVGETFTKISAEAAAKAVDAGTPVEGRSANDLSIKLDRTTTNEGAYPIVLVSFHIVCSTYDNQETVDLVKAFENYVVSEEGQQAAADSAKSAPLSSELAEKATEAIESIKVKS; translated from the coding sequence GTGAAGGCACTCCGCTTCGGCCGCCACGCGGCTATCGCTGTTATCGCAGCCGGCGCACTCGCGCTTACCTCCTGCGGTTCAGACAACGCCACGAACACCGCCCCCGCCGGCGACCAGACTGCCGGTGGCTCGAAGGTCACCGGCACGCTGACCGGCATCGGTTCCTCCGCGCAGGGCGCGGCAATGGACGCCTGGAAGACCGAATTCGCCGCTGCCAACCAGGGCGCCACCGTGCAGTACTCCCCGGATGGCTCCGGTGCAGGCCGCAAGGCCCTCCTGGACGGATCCGCCCAGTTTGCCGGCTCCGACGCGTACCTGAAGGATGAGGAATACGCTACTTCCCAGGAAGTGTGCGGCCCGGAAGGCGCCATCAACATTCCGGTATACATCTCCCCGATCGCCGTCGCTTTCAACCTCCCCGAAGTCAAGGACCTGAAGCTGGACGCAGCAACAGTGGCCAAGATCTTCCGTGGTGAAATCGCCAACTGGAATGATCCTGCTATCGCCGCCCTGAACGAGGGTGTGGAACTCCCGGACCTTAAGGTCACCCCGGTGAACCGCTCCGACGATTCCGGTACCACCACCAACTTCACTGAGTACCTGGCCGCAGCCGCCCCCGAGGTCTGGACGGACAAGGCCTCCGGCGTATGGCCGGCCAGCCTCCAGGGCGAGAACGCCAAGGGCACCTCCGGCGTGGTCAAGACGGTTACCGACACGCCGGGCGCCATTACCTACGCTGATGACTCGGCCGTAGCCGGTTCGCTGGGCGTCGCGCAGATCAAGGTCGGTGAAACCTTCACCAAGATCTCCGCCGAGGCAGCCGCCAAGGCTGTTGACGCCGGCACTCCGGTTGAAGGCCGTTCCGCCAATGACCTGTCCATCAAGCTGGACCGCACGACCACCAATGAGGGTGCTTACCCGATCGTCCTGGTGTCGTTCCACATCGTGTGCTCAACCTACGACAACCAGGAGACCGTTGACCTGGTCAAGGCCTTCGAGAACTACGTGGTATCCGAGGAAGGCCAGCAGGCCGCCGCGGATTCCGCCAAGTCCGCCCCGCTCTCCTCTGAGCTGGCTGAAAAGGCAACCGAGGCCATCGAGTCCATCAAGGTAAAGTCCTAA
- the pstC gene encoding phosphate ABC transporter permease subunit PstC: MTATLLTSNRGVARTGDKIFSGAALAAGCLILAVLFGVALFLVVQAIPALTAPASEIQGGKGFFAYIWPIVIGTLIAAVIALVIATPIAIGVALFISHFAPRRLASGLGYVIDLLAAIPSVIYGAWGAAFLAKEISPAYIWLAGNMGWLPIFQGPASATGKTILTAGIVLSVMVLPIITSLSREIFLQTPKLHEEAALALGATRWEMIKMSVLPFARPGIISAVMLGLGRALGETMAVALVLSSGALTASLIQSGNQTIAAEIALNFPEASGLKVSTLIAAGLVLFVITLAVNMVARWIITRHKEFSGAN, encoded by the coding sequence ATGACCGCCACCCTCTTGACCAGTAATCGGGGCGTCGCCCGCACCGGAGATAAGATTTTTTCCGGTGCAGCACTGGCCGCCGGTTGCCTCATCCTCGCCGTCCTCTTCGGCGTTGCACTGTTCCTGGTGGTCCAGGCAATTCCGGCCCTGACCGCACCTGCCTCAGAGATCCAGGGCGGCAAAGGCTTTTTCGCCTACATCTGGCCCATTGTGATCGGCACACTCATCGCGGCTGTCATAGCCCTGGTGATCGCCACACCGATTGCCATCGGTGTGGCGCTGTTTATCTCGCACTTCGCGCCGCGCCGCCTGGCTTCCGGCCTGGGTTACGTGATTGACCTGCTTGCAGCCATCCCCTCCGTGATCTACGGGGCCTGGGGTGCTGCATTCCTGGCCAAGGAAATCTCGCCGGCCTACATCTGGCTCGCTGGGAACATGGGCTGGCTGCCCATTTTCCAGGGCCCGGCGTCGGCTACCGGCAAGACCATCCTGACCGCGGGCATCGTCCTGTCCGTCATGGTGCTGCCCATCATCACTTCCCTCTCCCGGGAGATCTTCCTGCAGACTCCCAAGCTGCATGAGGAAGCCGCGCTTGCGCTCGGCGCCACCCGCTGGGAAATGATCAAGATGTCCGTCCTGCCCTTCGCCCGGCCCGGCATCATCAGCGCCGTCATGCTGGGCCTCGGCCGCGCACTCGGCGAGACCATGGCCGTGGCACTGGTGCTCTCCTCGGGCGCCCTGACCGCCAGCCTGATCCAGTCCGGCAACCAGACCATCGCCGCCGAGATTGCCCTGAACTTCCCTGAGGCAAGCGGCCTCAAGGTCAGCACCTTGATCGCTGCCGGCCTGGTCCTGTTCGTCATCACCCTGGCCGTCAACATGGTCGCGCGCTGGATCATTACCCGGCACAAAGAATTCTCGGGAGCCAACTAA
- the pstA gene encoding phosphate ABC transporter permease PstA: protein MTSTLTPVRSKRSALTKGQLPKYAPYIVLAAALIVGAAILALMGFNAFGWGIVSALLFAVGLVSWSAAVEGSRKAKDRLATCLVVGSFLVALLPLISVIWTVLVNGVPGLVNPGFLTNSMNGVTGVYDNRAVEEGAPVLGGIYHALLGTVQITLLATAISVPVGLLTAIYLVEYGNDGRLARAITFFVDVMTGIPSIVAGLFAAAFFFAVVGPGTKTGAVAAVALSVLMIPVVVRSSEEMLKIVPNELREAAYALGVRKWRTIVKVVIPTAISGIASGVTLAIARVIGETAPILVTAGFATSINSNVFSGWMASLPTFIYTQILNPTSPANPDPSSQRAWGAALVLIILVMILNLGARLIARVFAPKAGR, encoded by the coding sequence ATGACGTCCACGCTTACCCCGGTGCGCAGCAAGCGCTCCGCACTCACCAAGGGCCAGCTGCCCAAGTACGCGCCGTACATCGTTCTGGCCGCAGCCTTGATTGTCGGTGCTGCCATCCTGGCACTGATGGGCTTCAACGCCTTCGGCTGGGGCATTGTCTCGGCGTTGCTGTTCGCCGTCGGCCTCGTGTCCTGGAGCGCGGCGGTGGAAGGTTCCCGCAAGGCCAAGGACAGGCTCGCAACCTGCCTGGTGGTGGGATCCTTCCTGGTTGCACTGCTCCCTCTGATCTCAGTGATCTGGACCGTGCTGGTCAACGGCGTGCCCGGACTCGTGAACCCCGGGTTCCTCACCAATTCCATGAACGGCGTGACGGGCGTCTACGACAACCGGGCAGTTGAGGAAGGTGCGCCGGTGCTGGGCGGCATCTACCACGCCCTGCTGGGCACCGTGCAGATCACCTTGCTGGCCACCGCTATCTCCGTACCCGTGGGACTGCTCACGGCCATCTACCTCGTGGAGTACGGAAACGACGGCCGGCTGGCCAGGGCCATCACCTTCTTCGTGGACGTCATGACGGGCATCCCGTCCATCGTCGCCGGCCTGTTCGCCGCGGCCTTCTTCTTCGCCGTGGTGGGGCCGGGCACCAAAACCGGCGCCGTGGCCGCCGTCGCGCTTTCCGTGCTCATGATCCCTGTGGTGGTGCGGTCCAGCGAGGAAATGCTGAAGATCGTTCCCAACGAGCTGCGCGAGGCGGCGTACGCGCTGGGCGTGCGCAAGTGGCGGACCATCGTGAAGGTGGTCATCCCGACGGCGATTTCCGGCATCGCATCCGGCGTTACCTTGGCTATCGCCCGGGTAATCGGCGAAACGGCTCCCATCCTGGTCACAGCAGGCTTTGCCACCAGCATCAACTCCAACGTGTTCAGCGGCTGGATGGCGTCACTGCCCACGTTCATCTACACCCAGATCCTGAACCCCACCTCGCCGGCCAACCCGGACCCGTCCTCCCAGCGTGCCTGGGGTGCGGCCCTGGTGCTGATCATCCTGGTGATGATCCTCAACCTGGGGGCCCGGCTGATCGCCCGCGTCTTCGCTCCCAAAGCCGGCCGCTGA
- the pstB gene encoding phosphate ABC transporter ATP-binding protein PstB, with translation MSKRIDVKDLNVYYGDFLAVEDVTINIEAKSVTAFIGPSGCGKSTFLRTLNRMHEVLPGARVEGEVLLDGDNLYGPGVDPVTVRSQIGMVFQRPNPFPTMSIRDNVLAGVKLNNKKISKGEADVLVERSLKGANLWNEVKDRLDKPGSGLSGGQQQRLCIARAIAVEPQVILMDEPCSALDPISTLAIEDLINELKDQYTVVIVTHNMQQAARVSDRTAFFNIAGTGKPGKLIEVGDTHTIFSNPIQKATEDYVSGRFG, from the coding sequence ATGTCTAAGCGCATCGACGTCAAGGACCTGAACGTGTACTACGGCGATTTCCTCGCCGTGGAGGACGTCACCATCAACATCGAAGCCAAGTCCGTCACCGCGTTCATTGGCCCGTCGGGTTGCGGAAAGTCCACGTTCCTGCGGACCCTGAACCGCATGCACGAGGTACTCCCCGGTGCCCGGGTGGAGGGCGAAGTCCTGCTCGACGGCGACAACCTGTATGGCCCCGGCGTGGACCCTGTCACCGTGCGCTCGCAGATCGGCATGGTGTTCCAGCGCCCCAACCCGTTCCCCACCATGTCCATCCGGGACAACGTGCTGGCCGGCGTCAAGCTGAACAACAAGAAGATCTCCAAGGGCGAGGCCGATGTCCTGGTGGAACGCTCGCTGAAGGGCGCCAACCTCTGGAACGAGGTCAAGGACCGCCTGGACAAGCCTGGTTCAGGCCTCTCCGGTGGCCAGCAGCAGCGCCTCTGCATCGCCCGCGCCATCGCCGTGGAGCCGCAGGTGATCCTCATGGACGAGCCGTGCTCCGCCCTGGACCCCATTTCCACGCTGGCCATTGAAGACCTCATCAACGAGCTCAAGGACCAGTACACGGTGGTGATCGTGACCCACAACATGCAGCAGGCAGCCCGCGTCTCGGACCGGACAGCCTTCTTCAACATCGCCGGCACCGGCAAGCCCGGCAAGCTGATCGAAGTCGGGGACACGCACACCATCTTCAGCAACCCCATCCAGAAGGCCA